A window from Chloracidobacterium sp. encodes these proteins:
- a CDS encoding tetratricopeptide repeat protein — protein sequence MRWTFSFQKLPEKNPTLWRSEWWWLVLVVGWLWADGCLAEAAVQSPADPAVRVITLFEAGQDAHQAGKLTEALALYEQALALDDALAPVHFQRGMALLALQRPTEAVAAFERCVTLQPDFPHGWARLGAAAVAAGDAAKAEQALTKALEQNPEDAQTRRQLARLALLRDAPAAALDRLGPLDAADPEANLLRGTALFQMGRFADAVAAFSRTLTREPSHIEARRRRGDAYAAQGDLERALADWRTAYAAAPESELAGDIVSALLQLNRTDAARDFLKTARATFPTDARLVALEAEIAGDAALTEATHLLRAGRFSEAVAAYVLLVERAPEAVAPRAGLATALFKLGRFDEAVRHFDILRRKQPEVAATYFFLGVCYDKMGDYRTALAAYEAFLARANGVHHRLEIEKIQLRLPSLKRQAEQSKPREP from the coding sequence ATGAGATGGACTTTTAGTTTTCAGAAGCTCCCGGAGAAAAACCCGACGCTCTGGCGCTCAGAATGGTGGTGGCTGGTGCTGGTGGTTGGGTGGCTCTGGGCTGACGGTTGTTTAGCTGAAGCGGCAGTTCAGTCCCCGGCTGATCCAGCGGTGCGTGTCATCACCCTGTTTGAAGCCGGACAAGACGCCCATCAAGCTGGCAAACTCACCGAAGCGCTGGCGCTTTATGAGCAGGCGCTCGCGCTGGACGATGCTCTTGCGCCTGTCCACTTCCAGCGCGGCATGGCGCTGCTGGCACTGCAACGTCCAACCGAAGCCGTCGCCGCCTTTGAGCGGTGCGTGACACTCCAGCCGGATTTTCCCCATGGCTGGGCGCGGTTGGGCGCAGCAGCCGTCGCTGCTGGTGACGCTGCAAAAGCGGAACAGGCGCTGACCAAGGCCCTCGAACAGAATCCAGAGGATGCGCAGACCCGCCGGCAACTGGCGCGGCTGGCGCTTCTACGCGACGCCCCCGCCGCTGCCCTTGACCGGCTAGGGCCGCTGGACGCTGCCGACCCGGAGGCCAACCTGCTCCGTGGGACGGCGCTGTTTCAGATGGGGCGGTTCGCCGACGCTGTGGCAGCGTTCTCACGGACGCTCACCCGCGAGCCAAGCCACATAGAAGCGCGGCGACGACGCGGCGACGCCTACGCAGCGCAGGGCGACTTAGAGAGGGCGTTGGCGGATTGGCGGACGGCGTACGCCGCCGCTCCAGAAAGTGAACTAGCCGGTGACATTGTCAGCGCACTGCTGCAACTGAACCGTACCGACGCCGCACGCGACTTCCTGAAGACGGCGCGCGCCACCTTTCCCACAGACGCCCGTCTCGTCGCCCTTGAAGCCGAAATCGCTGGGGACGCGGCGTTGACCGAAGCAACCCATCTCCTGCGCGCCGGCCGGTTTTCCGAAGCCGTCGCCGCCTATGTCCTGCTTGTCGAGCGCGCCCCAGAAGCCGTTGCGCCCCGCGCTGGACTAGCGACGGCTCTGTTCAAACTCGGTCGCTTTGACGAAGCGGTTCGGCACTTTGACATCCTGCGCCGGAAACAACCTGAAGTGGCGGCGACCTACTTTTTTCTGGGCGTCTGTTATGACAAAATGGGCGACTACCGAACGGCGCTGGCCGCCTACGAGGCGTTCTTAGCGCGCGCCAACGGTGTTCACCACCGACTCGAAATTGAAAAAATCCAACTTCGGTTGCCCAGTTTGAAGCGGCAAGCTGAACAATCGAAACCACGGGAGCCATAG
- a CDS encoding class I SAM-dependent methyltransferase: MPDSDDRTRAFLHDLTVAPLWGECFNRLLMETITLPDSGRVLLVECGTGGLAIELAHRLRETGTVTATDSNPARLQLARDKCQVAKLDNLRLLNPQELADDPVKDGYDLVVGDASLLPVEALEPMLTLLRDRVGEGGQVVAYAVSRGSFDEFFSILWEALYECDLAETLAAPLEALLRAYPTKADLRTQATAAGLHGVNVVVEKETLKFDSGQDFLESPLIAGYWLDRWLAIVPPERLEAVKTAVCNIIDRDYGTYPFEISVKAALLIGQAEPLSADEEDSAGAEDDEEDDDTLEAAEDEMDF; this comes from the coding sequence ATGCCCGATTCGGACGACCGAACCCGCGCCTTCCTTCACGATCTGACAGTGGCCCCGCTGTGGGGCGAGTGTTTTAACCGGCTGCTAATGGAAACCATTACTTTGCCGGACAGTGGGCGTGTGCTGCTCGTCGAATGCGGTACGGGCGGTTTAGCGATTGAGTTAGCGCATCGGTTGCGTGAAACTGGCACGGTCACAGCGACTGACAGCAATCCGGCGCGCCTTCAGCTCGCCCGCGACAAATGTCAGGTCGCCAAACTCGACAACCTACGCCTGCTCAATCCTCAGGAACTGGCGGATGATCCAGTAAAGGACGGCTACGATCTGGTTGTAGGCGACGCCTCGCTGCTGCCTGTCGAGGCGTTAGAGCCGATGCTGACGCTGCTGCGCGACCGCGTTGGGGAAGGTGGGCAGGTTGTCGCATACGCCGTGTCGCGCGGTAGCTTTGATGAGTTTTTCTCAATCCTCTGGGAGGCGCTCTACGAATGCGACCTGGCGGAGACGCTTGCCGCGCCGCTTGAGGCGCTCCTGCGCGCTTACCCAACTAAGGCCGACTTGCGTACCCAGGCTACTGCCGCTGGGCTGCATGGCGTCAATGTCGTTGTTGAGAAAGAAACCCTCAAGTTTGACAGCGGTCAAGACTTTCTTGAATCGCCGCTGATTGCCGGTTACTGGCTTGATCGGTGGTTAGCCATTGTACCACCGGAACGCCTTGAGGCAGTCAAGACGGCGGTGTGCAACATCATTGACCGTGATTACGGAACTTATCCATTTGAGATCAGTGTCAAGGCGGCGCTGCTGATAGGACAAGCAGAACCGTTGAGCGCTGACGAAGAAGACAGTGCTGGCGCGGAAGACGATGAGGAGGATGACGACACCCTAGAGGCGGCAGAAGATGAGATGGACTTTTAG
- a CDS encoding CarD family transcriptional regulator, whose amino-acid sequence MGFKVGDKVIYPNHGIGVIEVIKRMEFDGVEMEFYQLRLSANNTTVNVPVDKVQSIGIRTPIKTVDGEKLLKLLATNFVAPPSDWKDRFKEFSEKMRTGDIFSVAEILKHLTYLSSLKPLSFREKRLLERARYLVISELTMASGKPQAKVEEAVEQALQKAFAKFEKKNNKAAAASAAV is encoded by the coding sequence GTGGGATTCAAAGTAGGCGACAAAGTGATTTATCCCAACCACGGCATCGGCGTCATCGAAGTCATCAAACGCATGGAGTTCGACGGCGTCGAAATGGAGTTTTACCAATTGCGCCTCAGTGCAAATAACACGACGGTCAATGTTCCCGTTGACAAAGTACAGTCCATTGGCATTCGGACGCCGATCAAAACGGTGGATGGCGAGAAGTTACTCAAGTTGCTGGCGACTAACTTTGTTGCGCCGCCGTCCGACTGGAAGGATCGCTTCAAAGAGTTTTCGGAAAAGATGCGCACTGGCGATATCTTCAGCGTCGCCGAGATCCTCAAGCACCTAACATACTTGAGCAGCCTCAAGCCGCTGTCGTTTCGTGAGAAGCGATTGCTGGAACGCGCTCGCTACCTAGTCATCAGTGAACTGACGATGGCTTCCGGGAAACCACAGGCTAAGGTGGAGGAGGCCGTCGAGCAGGCGCTTCAAAAAGCCTTCGCCAAATTTGAGAAGAAAAACAACAAAGCGGCCGCCGCTTCGGCCGCCGTTTAG
- a CDS encoding hemolysin family protein has product MDESALIVVLKVVGVGLLVAANAFFVAAEFALVAVRRTRLLPLAANGSRRAATALRLMDDLDETISATQFGITLASLALGWIGELTFARLFEHWLMASLPGGLWVWLSAHAAAAAVAFALITALHIVFGELAPKSLALARAERVALAVALPLDVFCRVFRPFIWLLDRAGARAVRLLGVTPASSGHHTAAYTQEEIQQLVALSHQSGHLKADERDLIHNVFHFSDTVVREVMVPRPEVISLPLTATSDVILHTLCESGYSRLPVHEAHPDNIVGFIHVKDVLLRLARRESLSVPALLRRPVFIPDTAHLEEALRQLRAAQSPLGVVVDEHGTVEGIVTLEDILEQLVGDIRDEHDVTDEETKVWQEPDGALIFDGGITIREINRKYNLRLPESDDYATLAGFLMTQAGRLLTLGDVVRYEDYEFRVEQVERRRVARVRVSRRSPAPQVAPVLIRQPL; this is encoded by the coding sequence ATGGACGAATCGGCTCTCATCGTCGTCCTCAAAGTTGTTGGTGTCGGGCTGCTGGTGGCCGCCAACGCTTTCTTCGTCGCAGCGGAATTTGCCTTAGTCGCCGTACGGCGGACGCGACTTCTGCCCTTGGCGGCTAACGGCAGCCGCCGCGCGGCGACGGCGCTGCGGTTGATGGATGACCTTGACGAGACGATTTCCGCGACCCAGTTCGGTATCACGTTGGCTAGTCTGGCGTTGGGCTGGATCGGTGAGTTGACCTTCGCCCGGCTTTTTGAGCATTGGCTGATGGCGTCTCTCCCCGGCGGCTTGTGGGTGTGGCTCTCAGCACATGCAGCGGCGGCGGCGGTCGCCTTTGCCCTCATCACTGCCCTGCACATTGTTTTCGGAGAACTGGCCCCGAAGTCGCTGGCGCTGGCGCGTGCCGAGCGGGTAGCGTTGGCTGTGGCGTTGCCGCTGGACGTTTTCTGTCGTGTTTTCCGCCCCTTCATTTGGCTGCTTGATCGCGCTGGCGCGCGCGCCGTACGTTTGCTCGGCGTCACTCCTGCCTCTAGCGGGCATCATACAGCCGCTTACACGCAGGAGGAAATCCAGCAGCTTGTGGCGTTGTCGCACCAGAGTGGGCATCTCAAGGCCGACGAACGCGACCTTATCCACAACGTCTTCCACTTCAGCGATACGGTAGTCCGCGAAGTGATGGTGCCGCGCCCAGAAGTGATCAGCCTGCCGTTGACGGCGACTTCAGATGTCATCCTGCATACGTTGTGCGAGTCGGGGTATTCCCGGCTTCCGGTTCACGAGGCGCATCCTGACAACATTGTTGGGTTCATCCACGTCAAGGACGTGCTGCTGCGCCTTGCTCGCCGAGAGTCGCTGTCGGTACCGGCGCTGCTGCGGCGTCCGGTGTTTATTCCCGATACGGCTCACCTTGAGGAAGCGCTGCGACAGCTGCGCGCCGCTCAGTCACCGCTTGGCGTCGTCGTGGACGAACACGGCACGGTGGAGGGCATTGTTACGCTGGAAGACATCCTCGAACAGCTCGTCGGTGACATCCGCGACGAGCACGATGTCACTGACGAAGAAACTAAGGTTTGGCAAGAGCCGGACGGCGCGCTCATCTTCGACGGCGGTATCACTATCCGTGAGATCAACCGCAAGTATAATCTGCGGCTACCGGAATCGGACGACTACGCCACCCTGGCCGGCTTTTTGATGACCCAAGCTGGACGGCTACTCACTTTGGGTGACGTGGTGCGGTACGAGGATTATGAGTTTCGCGTCGAGCAAGTCGAGCGCCGGCGGGTAGCGCGGGTTCGCGTCAGCAGGCGGTCACCGGCGCCGCAGGTTGCGCCGGTGTTGATTCGCCAACCTCTGTAG
- the glsA gene encoding glutaminase A has translation MSLQVNVSAAAVSVRQSAERLRILSVLNDLHLKYRSLNEGRVADYIPQLAKMSPDLFGICIATVDGQIFEVGDYDHLFTIQSISKPFVYGLALEDHGREYVLTRVGVEPTGDTFNSIIKLDERSKRPHNPLVNAGAIAMTSIIKGTDPTDKFNRILELFQRYTGHSIFADMSVFMSERTTGHRNRAIAYLMLNFGMIDGNVDEALDLYFQQCSLMVSCRDLAVMGATLANRGVNPLTGERAIAPEYVRDILSVMFTCGLYDYAGEWAYRIGLPAKSGVGGGLLAVVPGRFGIGVFSPPLDERGNSVRGIKVCEGITEAFGAHIFDVAFSLSSFGTEPAGGLQPERSALAADMTADACNGNRMPTQPLSS, from the coding sequence ATGAGCCTGCAAGTCAATGTTTCGGCGGCGGCCGTCTCCGTTCGTCAGAGCGCTGAGCGGCTGCGCATCCTCTCAGTTCTGAATGATTTACACCTGAAGTACCGGTCGCTGAACGAGGGGCGGGTCGCCGACTACATTCCTCAACTCGCCAAAATGTCGCCCGACCTCTTTGGGATTTGCATTGCGACGGTAGACGGACAAATCTTTGAGGTCGGCGATTACGACCACCTGTTTACAATACAGTCCATTTCCAAGCCGTTTGTTTATGGGTTGGCGTTGGAAGACCACGGACGCGAGTATGTTCTAACACGGGTTGGCGTTGAGCCGACAGGCGACACTTTCAACTCAATCATCAAACTCGATGAACGGTCGAAGCGTCCCCATAACCCGCTCGTCAATGCAGGCGCTATCGCTATGACGAGCATCATCAAGGGAACGGATCCGACCGATAAGTTCAACCGCATTCTTGAGTTGTTTCAAAGGTACACCGGCCACAGTATCTTCGCTGACATGTCGGTGTTTATGTCCGAGCGGACGACGGGCCACCGCAATCGCGCTATTGCCTACCTAATGCTCAACTTTGGCATGATTGATGGCAATGTGGATGAGGCTTTGGATCTGTACTTCCAGCAGTGCTCGTTAATGGTGTCCTGTCGCGACTTGGCAGTCATGGGCGCGACGCTGGCCAATCGGGGCGTCAATCCCCTGACGGGTGAACGAGCAATTGCGCCCGAATACGTGCGCGACATTCTCAGCGTGATGTTTACCTGCGGGTTGTATGACTACGCCGGCGAGTGGGCGTACCGCATCGGGCTACCGGCAAAGAGCGGCGTCGGCGGCGGCTTGCTGGCGGTCGTACCGGGCCGCTTTGGCATCGGGGTGTTCTCGCCCCCGCTCGATGAGCGCGGCAACAGCGTTCGCGGGATCAAAGTCTGCGAAGGGATTACGGAAGCCTTCGGCGCACACATCTTTGATGTGGCCTTTTCCCTGTCCTCATTTGGGACAGAACCAGCTGGTGGGTTGCAACCGGAGCGCTCTGCCTTGGCGGCGGACATGACCGCCGATGCCTGTAACGGAAACCGTATGCCTACCCAACCGCTGTCTTCTTAG
- the glnA gene encoding type I glutamate--ammonia ligase: protein MDPKSVLNFANEEGVKFVDLRFTDLPGSWQHISFPISQLTEESFTEGFGFDASSIRGWASISESDMLVIPDPSRFWIDPFFEEPTLCLFADVVDPITRTGYIYDPRSVAERAEAYLRSTGIADVAYFGPEAEFFVFDHVSFCNEPHHAFFRFESEEGNWTSGNPNENLGFRIRTKEGYAPVPPFDSLQDLRSEIALNLEAVGISPECHHHEVASGGQCEINFRFASMLTTADNLMLFKYIVRNTALQYGKSATFMPKPLYGDNGSGMHCHQSLWKDGQPLFGGDDYADLSEVALYYIGGLLKHAPAVVAFAAPTTNSYKRLVPGYEAPVNLAYSARNRSAAIRIPMFSKDPKTKRIEFRPPDPSCNPYLALSAMVMAGIDGILNKIHPGEPLEKDIYEMNEEEKRHIPHLPASLEQALDALEADHEFLLQGGVFTKELIMRHIEYKRKREVNALRLRPHPIEFQLYFDV, encoded by the coding sequence ATGGATCCCAAATCCGTCCTGAACTTCGCCAATGAAGAAGGGGTGAAGTTTGTTGACCTGCGTTTCACCGACCTGCCCGGCTCCTGGCAGCACATCTCTTTTCCTATTTCGCAGCTCACTGAAGAAAGCTTCACCGAAGGCTTTGGCTTTGACGCTTCTAGTATTCGCGGTTGGGCCAGCATCAGCGAAAGCGACATGCTGGTGATCCCTGACCCGTCACGGTTCTGGATTGATCCCTTCTTTGAGGAGCCGACGTTGTGTCTGTTCGCCGATGTGGTGGATCCTATCACCCGCACCGGCTATATCTACGACCCACGCTCGGTCGCCGAGCGCGCTGAGGCGTATTTGCGCTCCACCGGCATTGCGGATGTGGCGTATTTCGGCCCGGAAGCGGAGTTTTTTGTCTTCGACCACGTCAGCTTTTGTAACGAGCCGCACCACGCCTTCTTCCGCTTTGAAAGTGAAGAAGGCAACTGGACAAGCGGCAACCCGAACGAAAATCTGGGCTTCCGCATTCGCACCAAAGAAGGCTACGCGCCGGTTCCGCCCTTTGACTCGCTGCAGGACCTTCGGTCGGAAATTGCGCTCAATCTTGAAGCTGTGGGGATTTCGCCCGAATGCCACCACCACGAAGTCGCGTCCGGCGGGCAGTGCGAAATCAACTTCCGCTTCGCCTCAATGCTGACTACGGCCGACAACTTGATGTTGTTCAAGTACATTGTGCGCAACACGGCGCTTCAGTACGGCAAGTCGGCGACGTTTATGCCTAAGCCGCTGTACGGCGACAATGGCTCTGGCATGCACTGCCACCAATCCCTGTGGAAAGACGGGCAGCCGCTGTTTGGCGGCGACGATTACGCCGATCTGTCCGAGGTGGCGCTTTACTACATCGGTGGCTTACTCAAGCACGCGCCAGCGGTTGTGGCGTTCGCTGCGCCGACGACCAACAGCTACAAGCGTCTTGTGCCGGGGTATGAAGCGCCCGTCAACTTGGCGTATTCGGCGCGCAACCGCTCAGCGGCAATTCGGATTCCAATGTTCTCAAAGGATCCAAAGACGAAGCGCATCGAGTTTCGCCCGCCTGATCCGAGCTGCAATCCATACCTAGCCCTGTCAGCGATGGTTATGGCCGGGATTGACGGCATTTTGAACAAAATTCATCCCGGCGAACCGCTTGAAAAAGACATCTACGAAATGAACGAGGAGGAGAAACGACACATTCCGCACTTACCGGCGTCACTTGAGCAGGCGCTGGACGCTTTGGAAGCCGACCATGAGTTTTTGCTTCAGGGCGGCGTCTTCACTAAGGAACTCATCATGCGCCACATTGAGTACAAGCGTAAACGCGAAGTTAACGCGCTCCGCCTGCGCCCCCATCCGATTGAGTTTCAACTGTACTTTGACGTGTAG
- a CDS encoding FkbM family methyltransferase, whose product MPPLNLSPPGVPIPCVLPEIGPDCWLKLDVEGGEYEVVPALLARGDYPRRLTMKIHHFNQRGLSLIAQLQEHGYRITGDLSPTLNCTIIEADRERPAPANPQ is encoded by the coding sequence ATGCCACCGCTAAACCTTTCCCCACCCGGTGTCCCCATCCCCTGCGTCCTGCCGGAAATCGGTCCCGACTGCTGGTTGAAACTTGATGTTGAGGGTGGTGAGTATGAGGTTGTCCCAGCGTTGCTGGCGCGGGGCGACTACCCGCGTCGGCTGACGATGAAAATTCACCACTTCAACCAGCGCGGTCTCTCCCTGATTGCCCAGCTTCAGGAACATGGTTACCGAATCACTGGTGACCTGTCGCCGACGTTGAACTGCACCATCATTGAGGCGGACCGAGAAAGGCCCGCGCCGGCCAATCCGCAGTGA
- a CDS encoding cobyric acid synthase, translated as MSARALMVLGTASHVGKSLLTTGLCRIFAQDGYRVAPFKAQNMALNSAATPDGGEIGRAQALQAEACGLAPTTDMNPVLIKPSSDQTAQYVVQGKVWRNLTARDYFDFRVRELFPRVLESYQRLAAQYEVVILEGAGSPAEINLRDRDIVNMRMAHAADAACLLVGDIDRGGVFAALVGTLVLLDDADRMRIRGTVINKFRGDRALLEPGLTRLEVHTGRPCVGVVPYLPNLGLDEEDGVALEDRRTAARLWRITGDGGNRPLRIGVVALPFMSNFTDFDAPAAEPSVALAFLDRPEDIAAADVVILPGTKQTIHDLRFLRERGFVDALLRHAQCKPLVGVCGGMQILGQRVEDPYGVEGGGAEDGLGLLPIVTTLRREKTTTPAVGHLQTPTLFGVPVEATRAEGYEIHLGETIYAPGATALFRLERAAGGSLLDGAASVNGLVIGTYLHGLFDDDDFRRSFITAARAVCRLSPATSFRPYRAERRRRLDRLADTCRQTLDVAALRGWLGL; from the coding sequence ATGTCGGCGCGCGCGTTAATGGTGCTTGGCACAGCGTCCCATGTCGGCAAGTCGCTGCTGACAACCGGATTGTGCCGCATCTTTGCCCAGGATGGCTATCGCGTTGCGCCCTTCAAGGCGCAGAATATGGCGCTCAACTCGGCGGCCACGCCCGACGGCGGTGAAATTGGGCGCGCGCAGGCTCTGCAGGCGGAAGCCTGCGGTCTTGCGCCGACAACCGACATGAACCCGGTTCTCATCAAGCCGTCGTCTGATCAAACGGCGCAGTACGTTGTGCAGGGCAAAGTGTGGCGCAACCTGACGGCGCGCGATTACTTTGATTTTCGCGTCCGCGAACTGTTTCCCCGCGTTTTGGAAAGCTACCAACGTTTGGCCGCCCAGTACGAGGTGGTGATTCTGGAAGGAGCTGGCTCTCCGGCCGAAATCAACCTGCGCGACCGCGACATTGTGAATATGCGGATGGCGCATGCGGCCGATGCCGCCTGCCTGCTGGTCGGCGACATTGACCGGGGCGGCGTCTTTGCGGCGCTGGTTGGCACGCTCGTCTTGCTGGACGACGCCGACCGGATGCGCATTCGCGGGACGGTCATCAACAAGTTTCGCGGTGACCGCGCCTTGCTTGAACCGGGTCTAACAAGGCTAGAAGTGCATACTGGGCGGCCATGCGTCGGCGTTGTGCCATACCTGCCAAACCTTGGCCTCGACGAAGAAGACGGTGTGGCGCTTGAAGACCGCCGGACAGCAGCGCGTCTCTGGCGAATAACCGGCGATGGCGGTAACCGCCCGCTGCGAATCGGTGTTGTGGCGCTGCCGTTTATGTCGAACTTCACCGACTTTGATGCGCCGGCCGCCGAGCCGTCGGTAGCGTTGGCCTTTCTTGACCGACCGGAAGACATCGCCGCCGCCGACGTGGTGATCCTACCGGGGACGAAGCAAACAATCCACGACCTGCGCTTCTTGCGCGAACGCGGCTTTGTTGATGCGCTTTTGCGTCATGCACAGTGCAAGCCGCTTGTCGGCGTTTGCGGTGGGATGCAAATCCTTGGCCAGCGAGTAGAAGACCCCTACGGGGTGGAGGGCGGCGGTGCGGAAGACGGCCTTGGACTGTTACCCATCGTCACGACGCTCCGGCGTGAGAAGACGACGACGCCAGCCGTTGGGCATTTGCAAACGCCGACCCTGTTTGGCGTTCCGGTTGAGGCAACGCGCGCCGAAGGCTATGAAATTCACTTGGGAGAAACAATCTATGCGCCCGGCGCGACGGCGCTGTTTAGGCTTGAACGCGCCGCCGGCGGGTCGCTGCTTGACGGTGCGGCGTCGGTGAACGGGTTGGTCATCGGTACGTACCTGCACGGCCTGTTCGACGACGATGATTTTCGCCGATCGTTCATCACAGCGGCGCGCGCGGTGTGTCGGCTGTCTCCGGCGACGAGTTTTCGGCCCTATCGGGCGGAGCGCCGCCGCCGCCTTGACCGTTTGGCGGATACCTGCCGACAAACACTGGATGTCGCCGCGCTCCGAGGCTGGCTAGGCTTGTGA
- the ftsH gene encoding ATP-dependent zinc metalloprotease FtsH — MEKRTQWNLSYWILAILLFLLLQTWWQTRSVESVPYSEFEQALRDGRIAEVIIGDKTITGRLKQPEGAKRSLVATRVEPDVAQRLSQFNVPYSRVIENTFLSDALSWIIPPLVFFGVWFFLFRRFAERQGMSGFMTVGKSRAKVYVERNTGVTFEDVAGVDEAKDELREIVDFLKNPKEYGRLGARIPKGVLLVGPPGTGKTLLAKAVAGEAGVPFFSISGSDFIEMFVGVGAARVRDLFEQARERAPAIIFIDELDALGRARGAPGPVGGHDEREQTLNQLLVEMDGFDSSAGIIILAATNRPEILDPALLRAGRFDRQVLVDRPDKAGRVAILRVHAKKIKLAPEVDLEKVAALTTGFSGADLANLVNEAALSATRRKGEAVTLADFTAAIERIIAGLEKRNRVLNERERETVAYHEMGHALVALALPGTDPVHKVSIIPRGIGALGYTIQRPTEDRYLMTRAELENKICVLLGGRAAEKLVFGELSTGAADDLAKATDIARDMVTRYGMDEELGYIAYEAQRPRFLDVALPLSGGCQMSEATQRRIDEAIRTIVMTCFERAMTILETNRAILEAATRELLTKETLDEAAIVALTHNLTRWAEPRLSSVG; from the coding sequence ATGGAAAAGCGAACGCAGTGGAATCTGTCATACTGGATTCTCGCCATCCTGCTCTTCCTACTGCTGCAAACTTGGTGGCAAACACGCAGTGTCGAGTCCGTCCCCTACAGTGAGTTCGAGCAGGCGCTCCGGGACGGGCGCATCGCCGAAGTCATCATTGGGGATAAAACCATTACTGGACGGCTCAAACAACCCGAAGGCGCTAAGCGGTCGCTGGTGGCGACGCGGGTCGAGCCGGATGTAGCCCAGCGGCTGTCCCAGTTCAACGTGCCTTACAGCCGCGTCATTGAAAACACATTTTTGAGCGACGCCCTTTCGTGGATTATTCCACCGCTTGTTTTCTTTGGGGTCTGGTTCTTTTTGTTTCGGCGATTCGCCGAACGGCAGGGTATGAGCGGCTTTATGACAGTCGGCAAAAGCCGCGCCAAGGTCTATGTTGAGCGCAACACAGGCGTGACGTTTGAGGATGTCGCAGGGGTAGATGAGGCCAAAGATGAACTCCGCGAGATCGTAGATTTTCTCAAGAACCCGAAGGAATATGGCCGGCTTGGTGCGCGCATTCCCAAGGGCGTCCTACTGGTCGGGCCGCCCGGTACAGGTAAAACCCTGTTGGCGAAGGCCGTGGCCGGCGAGGCCGGCGTTCCGTTTTTCTCCATTTCCGGCTCGGACTTTATTGAAATGTTCGTCGGCGTCGGCGCAGCGCGTGTCCGCGACCTGTTCGAGCAGGCGCGTGAACGCGCGCCAGCGATTATTTTCATTGACGAATTGGACGCGCTGGGACGCGCGCGCGGAGCGCCGGGGCCGGTCGGCGGCCATGACGAACGCGAACAAACACTCAATCAGTTGCTCGTCGAAATGGACGGTTTTGACAGCTCGGCGGGGATTATCATTCTCGCCGCCACCAACCGCCCAGAGATTCTTGATCCGGCGCTCCTGCGCGCCGGCCGCTTTGACCGGCAAGTGCTGGTGGATCGTCCCGACAAGGCGGGGCGGGTCGCCATCCTGCGCGTGCATGCCAAGAAAATCAAACTCGCCCCAGAGGTTGATTTGGAAAAGGTTGCGGCGCTGACGACTGGCTTTTCCGGCGCCGACTTGGCCAACTTGGTCAATGAGGCGGCGCTGTCTGCGACGCGGCGCAAAGGCGAAGCGGTTACGTTAGCTGATTTTACGGCCGCCATTGAGCGCATCATCGCCGGACTGGAAAAGCGCAACCGCGTCCTCAACGAACGTGAGCGCGAAACCGTCGCCTACCACGAAATGGGCCACGCGCTGGTGGCGCTGGCGTTGCCCGGAACCGACCCCGTTCACAAGGTTTCGATTATTCCGCGGGGTATCGGGGCGCTAGGCTACACCATTCAGCGCCCGACAGAAGACCGCTACCTGATGACGCGCGCGGAACTCGAGAACAAAATTTGCGTCCTGCTGGGCGGACGAGCGGCAGAAAAGCTTGTCTTCGGTGAACTTTCAACCGGAGCCGCCGATGATTTGGCAAAGGCGACCGACATTGCCCGCGATATGGTGACGCGCTACGGGATGGACGAAGAACTGGGCTATATTGCGTATGAGGCCCAGCGTCCGCGTTTCCTTGACGTAGCTTTGCCGCTTTCTGGTGGGTGTCAGATGAGCGAAGCCACCCAGCGGCGGATTGACGAGGCCATCCGTACAATTGTGATGACCTGCTTTGAACGGGCGATGACCATTCTTGAGACGAACCGTGCCATCTTAGAAGCGGCCACTCGTGAACTGTTGACCAAAGAAACCTTGGACGAAGCAGCGATTGTGGCGCTGACGCACAACTTGACCCGCTGGGCCGAGCCACGGTTGTCGTCTGTAGGGTGA